GGTAGAATTCATGATAAGTCTTCTTCAAGGTACCATATTTGCCAGAATTTCTTATGCCATAAATTTCATCTACACTATAGGGTATATTTTCCAAGCGCTCCCGGGTAACTATTACATAGTAGTTGGTGGATTGCCGTATCATTTCGGCAAACTCTTTTGACAAGACAAACGGATGACCTTCATCTACAAAAACGATGCTTTTTTCCAACTCACCAATGTCACGCTGCCAATTACGGCTTGTCAGGACTACACACTTCCTGTCACAGCTGACAGTGACACCACTGTCGATGCCATTCTCATTGTAGTCACTGATCATGTCAACCAGCGTGGTCTTCCCCGTAGCGCTCTGCCCCCGAATAACCGTTATATTCCGCTTCACGGTGAATTTATACTGAAGCCGTCTGCTATTTATGACGATATCATAACTTCCACGCAAAATATCACCCCGCTCAGGAAAAAATCTCAAAACTCACAATAAGTTTAGCATATATGCCTATCTAAGGACAACAGCCCTACCCGGAAATCAATCCGAATAGGGCTGTCTTTTTATCCACAGTAAAAGCTGCCACACTCACACAGCCGACATTTCCTCTGCCGACAGGGGGATGCCTCCGGCTTTGCGGAGGGCGGCTTCGGCATTCTTGGTATCGTTCACCCGGAAGATCATGTAGGCGTTCTTCTTGCCGGCGAAAGCGTACATGTACTCTATATTGATTTTGGCTACCTCAAATTTGGCCAGCAGGGCATCAAGGCCGCCGGCTTCATCGGAAATGGCAAAGACCAGCACTGAGTTTAGCCTGGTGATGAAACCTGCATTCTCCAGTACATTGGTGGCTTCAAAAACATCGTCCACCAGCATGCGCACAATGCCAAAATCCTTGGTATCCGCCAGGGACAGGGCGCGGATGTTGATCTTGTTCTCCGCCAGGACGGCAGTCATGTTTTTCAGCGTTCCCGGCCGGTTCTCCAAAAATACGGAAATCTGCTTCACACTCATAGCTTGGCACCTCCTCAGATCTTGCGCTTGTCTATGACCCGGACAGCCTTGCCGCTGCTCCGCTCTATGCTCTTGGGCGCTACCAGGGAAACCTTGGCACGGATGCCCAGGATGTTCTTGATGCCTTCTGCCAGTTCTTTGCGGTGCTCATCGATCTCGCCCACATTGTCAGTGAACATCTGAGGCGTCATTTCCACCTTCACCTCCATGGTGTCGGTGTTGTTCACCCTGTCTACCACAATCTGATAATTGGCTGCGTAGCCGTGATTTAAGAGCACTGTCTCAATCTGGCTGGGGAACACGTTGACCCCGCGGATGATGAGCATATCATCGCTGCGGCCCATGGGCTTGGACATGCGCACATGAGTGCGGCCGCAGCTGCACTTTTCTCTGGTCAGCACGCAGATATCTCTGGTGCGGTAGCGCAGGATGGGGAAAGCCTCCTTGTCCAGGGCGGTGAGCACCAGTTCCCCCTGGCTGCCCTCCGGCAGCACC
This genomic interval from Selenomonas sp. AB3002 contains the following:
- a CDS encoding ACT domain-containing protein, yielding MSVKQISVFLENRPGTLKNMTAVLAENKINIRALSLADTKDFGIVRMLVDDVFEATNVLENAGFITRLNSVLVFAISDEAGGLDALLAKFEVAKINIEYMYAFAGKKNAYMIFRVNDTKNAEAALRKAGGIPLSAEEMSAV